One Brassica oleracea var. oleracea cultivar TO1000 chromosome C7, BOL, whole genome shotgun sequence genomic window carries:
- the LOC106301648 gene encoding probable serine/threonine-protein kinase NAK produces the protein MGLCWSSSSKSPSTATTTPTTTGNISSGPFKSTTTETSRSNISSTSGFSAGSGGDACPEGQILPIPNLRIFSLAELRATTRNFKSENVLGEGGFGKVFKGWLEEKGPGSHSTGTVIAVKKLNSESFQGFEEWQCEVNFLGRVSHPNLVKLLGYCLEGDELLLVYEYMQKGSLENHLFRKGSVVQPLSWEIRLRIAIGAAKGLAFLHASEKQVIYRDFKASNILLDSSYNAKLSDFGLAKLGPSASQSHITTRVMGTHGYAAPEYVATGHLYVKSDNYGFGVVLAEILTGLHALDPTRPTGQHNLTDWIKPHLSERRKLRRIMDPRLEGKYPFKSAFRVAQLSLKCLEPEPKNRPSMTEVVESLELIVAANEKPLQRRTTRASPTVSNQQSHYRREHLSTFQPRHTVARGH, from the exons ATGGGGCTTTGCTGGTCTTCTTCATCTAAATCTCCTTCAACTGCAACAACAACACCTACCACTACTGGTAATATCAGTTCAG GTCCGTTTAAGTCAACGACTACAGAAACATCAAGAAGTAACATATCTAGCACTAGTGGATTCTCTGCGGGAAGTGGTGGAGATGCTTGCCCCGAGGGTCAGATACTTCCCATTCCCAATCTAAGGATATTCAGCCTTGCAGAACTTAGAGCTACAACCAGGAATTTCAAGTCTGAGAATGTTCTGGGAGAAGGAGGGTTTGGGAAAGTCTTCAAAGGCTGGCTTGAAGAGAAAGGGCCTGGGAGTCACAGCACTGGAACTGTGATTGCTGTCAAGAAACTCAACTCCGAAAGCTTCCAAGGATTTGAGGAATGGCAA TGTGAGGTGAACTTTCTTGGGAGGGTTTCTCATCCGAACCTGGTGAAGCTGTTGGGATACTGCTTGGAAGGTGACGAGTTGCTTTTGGTGTATGAGTACATGCAGAAAGGAAGCTTAGAGAATCATCTTTTTCGAA AGGGTTCTGTTGTTCAGCCACTCTCATGGGAAATAAGGCTTAGGATTGCAATAGGAGCAGCTAAAGGCTTAGCGTTTCTTCACGCTTCAGAGAAGCAAGTCATTTATAGAGACTTCAAAGCTTCAAACATTCTACTTGATAGT TCATATAACGCAAAGCTATCAGATTTTGGATTGGCTAAGTTAGGTCCTTCCGCGAGTCAGTCTCACATCACAACAAGGGTTATGGGCACACATGGTTATGCAGCTCCAGAGTATGTTGCTACAG GTCACTTGTATGTAAAGAGTGATAACTACGGGTTTGGAGTCGTGTTAGCTGAGATCTTGACTGGTTTACACGCACTTGATCCTACCCGGCCCACCGGGCAACACAATCTAACGGACTGGATCAAGCCTCATCTCTCTGAAAGAAGAAAGCTGAGGAGGATAATGGACCCTCGTCTAGAAGGAAAGTACCCTTTCAAATCGGCTTTCCGAGTTGCTCAACTGTCTCTGAAATGCCTTGAACCCGAGCCAAAGAACCGTCCATCGATGACAGAAGTGGTGGAATCGCTAGAACTCATTGTGGCTGCCAATGAGAAACCGTTGCAACGAAGGACCACTAGAGCTTCCCCAACCGTAAGTAACCAACAAAGCCATTATCGCCGGGAACATCTGTCTACATTTCAACCGAGGCATACCGTGGCTAGAGGTCACTAG
- the LOC106302441 gene encoding uncharacterized protein LOC106302441 — MTQFPILDLPSVVQPLVVEREAKNSFADLYRLRSTCKSMRALADDGGVYASFDLYNYPWYLGTPHLLLRRCYEEGNPSTLYVKGVEYFYGLYRLDEGLRLLKRAADAGYERALYTYAMTCKIFLEDEEYFSRFTRESVGRMGMVVRNEDLVWFNNVNDLFITKRHLFMSTVVPLFYSCQCSPCLDRDWVLWYIEHRKAGDMCNRCFWIKEVALFLRDFRCCTGFSDFDTWQ; from the coding sequence ATGACACAATTCCCTATCCTCGATCTCCCTTCAGTGGTCCAACCATTGGTGGTCGAACGCGAAGCAAAGAACTCTTTCGCAGATCTCTATAGACTCCGATCTACTTGCAAGTCTATGCGTGCGTTGGCAGACGACGGTGGGGTGTATGCTTCCTTTGATTTATATAACTACCCTTGGTACCTTGGCACGCCGCATTTATTGTTAAGAAGATGCTATGAGGAGGGTAACCCAAGTACTCTTTACGTCAAGGGTGTGGAGTATTTCTATGGGTTATACCGTCTAGATGAAGGACTTCGTTTGTTAAAGAGGGCAGCGGATGCAGGATACGAGCGAGCGTTGTATACGTATGCAATGACTTGCAAAATTTTCTTGGAGGATGAGGAGTACTTTTCTCGTTTCACAAGAGAATCCGTTGGTAGAATGGGAATGGTGGTTAGAAATGAAGATCTGGTATGGTTCAACAACGTGAACGACCTGTTCATAACAAAGAGGCATTTGTTCATGTCAACAGTCGTCCCCTTGTTTTATAGTTGCCAGTGTTCACCATGCTTGGACCGGGATTGGGTTCTTTGGTACATTGAGCACAGAAAGGCTGGAGACATGTGTAATCGCTGCTTCTGGATTAAAGAAGTTGCTCTGTTTCTACGGGATTTTCGGTGTTGCACTGGTTTTTCTGATTTCGATACATGGCAGTAA
- the LOC106302440 gene encoding uncharacterized protein LOC106302440, with product MSLEACIDGWKHLRKVLVVDGTHMFGKYKGVLLSASGQDADCRAFPIAFAVGESENSDSWKWFFERCAATFVAKDRWYPRAHHGICLEHLKCNVAEKYKGLQQKDMVGNAGEAFKVSEFEKLYELIQLTDWRCWDYLEKIDRKLWTRSHFEGKRYNMMTSNIAESLNHALLPPRDSPILALMEFIRRMLTRWFESRHCKISKMTGIVPKLIEQILVEQLVLCTGLLVFPCSTWEFEITHKATGFGFSVDLEKRTCLCIKFQMFGLPCRHAIAAASYRNMEYSFFVSQYHVKDTWSETVKGIILPVPNPEDIHIPADILKLLLFLPMTKRTKEGHVLKGNCQPERLQ from the exons ATGTCACTGGAGGCTTGTATCGATGGGTGGAAGCATTTACGGAAAGTCCTTGTGGTGGACGGAACCCACATGTTTGGGAAATACAAAGGGGTTTTGCTTAGTGCTAGCGGGCAAGACGCAGACTGCCGCGCATTCCCTATTGCTTTCGCAGTAGGTGAGAGCGAGAACTCGGACTCTTGGAAGTGGTTCTTTGAAAG ATGCGCTGCAACATTTGTAGCTAAAGATAGATGGTATCCGCGTGCACACCATGGTATTTGTCTTGAACACCTTAAGTGTAACGTGGCAGAAAAGTACAAAGGACTGCAGCAGAAGGATATGGTCGGCAACGCCGGAGAGGCATTCAAAGTTTCCGAGTTTGAAAAGCTCTATGAGCTTATACAGCTTACGGATTGGAGATGTTGGGATTATTTGGAAAAAATCGACCGCAAGTTATGGACACGTTCACATTTCGAAGGAAAGAGATATAACATGATGACTTCAAATATAGCTGAATCGTTGAATCATGCGCTGCTGCCACCCCGTGATAGTCCTATATTGGCACTGATGGAGTTTATTAGACGGATGCTGACTCGATGGTTTGAGAGCAGGCACTGCAAGATCAGTAAAATGACTGGAATTGTTCCTAAATTAATCGAGCAAATACTGGTCGAACAGTTAGTGTTGTGTACTGGCCTTCTTGTTTTCCCCTGTTCCACGTGGGAATTTGAAATTACACACAAGGCAACTGGTTTTGGTTTTTCTGTTGATTTGGAAAAACGAACTTGCTTATGCATTAAATTCCAGATGTTTGGACTGCCATGCCGACACGCTATTGCCGCTGCTTCTTATCGAAACATGGAGTACAGCTTTTTTGTTTCACAATACCATGTGAAAGATACTTGGTCTGAAACAGTTAAGGGTATTATACTACCGGTTCCAAATCCAGAGGATATCCATATTCCAGCAGATATACTAAAGCTCCTGCTTTTTCTACCAATGACCAAAAGAACGAAGGAAGGCCATGTATTAAAAGGAAACTGTCAGCCGGAGAGGCTCCAGTAA
- the LOC106302259 gene encoding pentatricopeptide repeat-containing protein At2g17210 yields MCSKLQALSSRIKQASSNGKWREVLSSYSEIETTSGTQLNDPFLFPIVFKACGKLSWLSRGRCIHASLYKRGFESFVSVGNSIADFYMKCGDLCSATRAFDCMTSRDSVSWNVVVFGFLDHGFDEEGLRWFSKSRVWGFEPNVSTLVLVIHAYRSLRWYADGEKIHSYVIRSGFYGVSSVQNSISSLYAECDSSNARKLFDEMSERDVISWSVVIRSYVQSQEPVCGLMLFQEMVNEGKTEPDSVTVTSVLKACAVLEDVNMGRSVHGFSIRKGFDLGDLFVRNSLIDMYSKGFDVDSAFRVFDETTCRNSVSWNSILAGFVHNQRYEEALKMFGLMRKEAVEADEVTLVSLLQVCKFFEQPLPCKSVHCVMIRFGYESNEVALSSLIDAYTSCSLVDDARAVFESMAYKDVVSCSTMISGVARSGRPDEAISIFCQMKDKPNAVTVVNLLDACSVSADLRKSKWAHGIAIRRGLATADISVDTSIVDAYAKCGAIEMARMAFNLVPRKNVVSWTVIISAYAINGLPERALASFEEMKREGYAPNAVTYLAVLSACNHGGLIKQGLMIFKSMFKYHNKPSLQHYSCLVDLLSRAGEIETAMELIKNLPEDVKPGASAWGSILSGCRNRLKSGIITTEAIAEVLELEPLCSSGYLLASSVFAAEKSWEDVASMRRLVKERKVRVVAGYSTVLEGTMSRRFLAGEKLNQSDCEINTVVQSLHRCLTSENSMEWISTKVF; encoded by the coding sequence ATGTGTTCAAAGCTACAAGCTTTGTCCTCGAGGATCAAGCAAGCTTCCTCCAATGGAAAATGGCGGGAAGTGCTCTCTAGTTATTCAGAGATAGAGACGACATCTGGAACTCAACTTAACGACCCTTTCCTCTTCCCCATCGTTTTCAAAGCTTGTGGTAAGCTCTCATGGCTGTCACGAGGCAGATGCATCCACGCGAGTCTGTACAAGAGAGGGTTTGAGTCTTTTGTCTCCGTCGGGAACTCCATCGCTGACTTCTACATGAAATGCGGAGACTTGTGTTCCGCCACGCGAGCGTTTGACTGTATGACCTCGAGAGACTCTGTTTCTTGGAACGTCGTCGTTTTCGGGTTTCTCGATCATGGTTTCGATGAAGAAGGGCTACGGTGGTTTTCGAAGTCGAGAGTTTGGGGCTTTGAGCCTAATGTTTCGACATTGGTTCTTGTGATTCACGCGTATCGTAGTTTGCGATGGTACGCTGATGGAGAGAAGATTCACAGCTACGTGATCCGTAGTGGATTTTATGGGGTTTCCTCTGTTCAAAATTCGATCTCGTCCTTGTATGCAGAATGTGATTCATCAAACGCACGCAAACTGTTCGACGAAATGTCTGAAAGAGATGTTATTTCATGGAGTGTTGTGATCAGAAGTTATGTGCAAAGCCAAGAACCTGTTTGTGGGTTGATGTTGTTCCAAGAGATGGTTAATGAGGGGAAAACAGAGCCTGATAGTGTAACCGTGACAAGTGTTCTCAAGGCATGTGCTGTTCTTGAGGATGTTAATATGGGAAGATCAGTTCATGGGTTTTCTATACGTAAAGGGTTTGATTTGGGGGACTTGTTTGTGCGCAATTCACTCATCGATATGTATTCCAAAGGGTTTGATGTTGATTCAGCGTTTAGAGTATTTGATGAGACGACTTGTAGAAACAGTGTGTCATGGAATTCGATTTTGGCCGGGTTTGTACACAACCAAAGGTATGAAGAGGCTCTTAAGATGTTTGGTTTGATGAGAAAAGAGGCGGTTGAAGCTGATGAAGTTACTCTCGTGAGTCTTCTTCAGGTTTGCAAGTTCTTTGAGCAGCCATTGCCCTGCAAGTCAGTACACTGCGTGATGATCCGGTTTGGATATGAGTCTAACGAAGTTGCCTTGAGCTCTTTGATTGATGCATATACAAGCTGCAGTCTTGTTGATGATGCAAGAGCCGTGTTTGAGTCGATGGCGTACAAGGATGTGGTGTCATGTAGCACAATGATCTCTGGAGTAGCTCGTTCTGGAAGACCAGATGAAGCCATTTCAATCTTCTGTCAGATGAAGGATAAGCCCAACGCCGTCACCGTGGTTAATCTTCTTGACGCATGCTCTGTTTCAGCAGACTTGAGAAAATCCAAATGGGCACATGGAATAGCTATCCGGAGAGGCTTAGCCACAGCTGACATCTCAGTTGATACCTCCATTGTTGACGCATACGCAAAATGTGGCGCCATAGAAATGGCGAGGATGGCATTCAATCTAGTCCCTAGGAAAAACGTCGTCTCTTGGACAGTGATCATATCAGCGTACGCTATAAATGGTTTACCGGAGAGAGCATTAGCATCGTTTGAGGAAATGAAACGAGAAGGTTACGCACCAAACGCTGTGACTTATCTGGCGGTTTTATCAGCTTGTAATCATGGAGGACTGATCAAGCAAGGTCTCATGATCTTCAAATCAATGTTTAAATATCACAACAAACCTTCGTTGCAGCATTACTCTTGTCTTGTTGACTTGCTTAGCCGAGCTGGAGAGATTGAAACAGCCATGGAACTAATCAAGAACCTTCCTGAAGACGTAAAACCCGGGGCTAGTGCTTGGGGATCAATTCTTAGCGGCTGCAGGAACCGTTTGAAAAGTGGGATCATTACCACAGAGGCAATAGCTGAGGTTCTTGAGCTTGAACCCTTGTGTTCTTCAGGGTATTTGCTAGCGTCCAGCGTGTTCGCTGCAGAGAAATCGTGGGAAGATGTAGCGTCAATGAGGAGGTTGGTGAAGGAGAGAAAAGTTCGGGTCGTTGCAGGTTATAGCACGGTTCTTGAAGGAACCATGTCTAGGAGGTTCTTGGCGGGAGAGAAGCTAAACCAAAGTGACTGTGAGATAAATACCGTCGTTCAGAGTCTTCATAGATGCTTGACATCAGAAAATTCAATGGAATGGATCTCAACGAAAGTTTTTTAG